Proteins encoded together in one Ferroglobus placidus DSM 10642 window:
- the glmS gene encoding glutamine--fructose-6-phosphate transaminase (isomerizing), producing the protein MCGIVGYIGFRKADSVIISSLKRLEYRGYDSWGVAVKEGNELKLIKKVGAIGDVEAYDVGNGKIGIGHTRWATHGKPSEKNAHPHTDCSGKIAIVHNGIISNFQSLKEELEKRGHVFKSETDTEVIAHLIEENYSGDLLSAVMKALEKVRGSYAIVALHAEKDELVAARHKSPLVLGVGDEEYIIASDVPAILDYTKRVVYLEDGDVLRIHNGGYTIFHDGKEIDRKIEIIPWSIEDAEKGGYEHFMLKEIHETPRVIEDTLSEYLDDEITIDASFAFGVSEIVFVACGTSYHACLIGKYFIEKLADISAKVEYASEFIYHQPPTGRTLVISITQSGETADTLEAMRIAKKRGAKVLTITNVLGSTATRIADFVLYTRAGPEISVAATKSFIAQLVVLYLITLKLSHIPRSEKVELLKELRLLPEVVKRILDSKEEIERISKLLAKYENLIYIGREVGGPVALEGALKMKEVSYIHAEGYPAGELKHGPFALLGEKTPVVASLVRDHTYEIMLNNIKEVKARDSIVVVVADEEDKEVEKYADFVIRVPKTNPIFSAVTHSVALQLLAYYTARERGCEIDKPRNLAKSVTVE; encoded by the coding sequence ATGTGCGGGATAGTTGGATACATTGGTTTTAGAAAAGCTGACAGCGTCATAATTTCCTCCCTCAAAAGGCTTGAATATCGTGGCTACGATTCTTGGGGAGTCGCCGTTAAAGAAGGAAACGAATTAAAATTGATCAAAAAGGTTGGAGCAATCGGAGACGTTGAAGCTTACGATGTTGGTAACGGAAAGATAGGAATCGGTCACACGAGGTGGGCTACCCACGGAAAACCTTCCGAGAAAAACGCTCATCCCCATACGGACTGCAGTGGAAAGATAGCTATCGTTCACAACGGCATAATCTCAAACTTCCAGTCTCTTAAAGAGGAGTTGGAAAAAAGGGGGCATGTTTTTAAGTCTGAAACAGATACGGAAGTTATTGCCCATTTGATCGAGGAAAACTACAGCGGAGATTTGTTGAGTGCGGTGATGAAAGCTCTGGAAAAAGTTAGAGGTTCTTACGCCATAGTGGCTTTGCATGCCGAGAAGGATGAACTCGTTGCTGCAAGACACAAAAGTCCCCTCGTTTTGGGGGTGGGAGATGAGGAGTACATAATAGCCTCGGACGTCCCGGCAATTCTTGATTACACGAAGAGAGTCGTTTACCTTGAAGATGGGGATGTATTGCGAATTCACAATGGTGGTTATACAATCTTCCACGACGGAAAGGAGATTGACAGGAAGATTGAGATAATCCCGTGGAGCATAGAGGATGCGGAAAAAGGTGGTTACGAGCACTTCATGCTTAAAGAAATTCACGAAACACCAAGAGTCATCGAAGATACGCTTTCTGAATATTTGGACGATGAAATTACGATCGACGCCAGCTTTGCGTTTGGAGTTTCCGAAATAGTTTTCGTCGCATGCGGAACATCCTATCACGCCTGTCTGATTGGAAAATACTTCATAGAAAAACTTGCTGATATTTCTGCTAAAGTTGAATACGCTTCTGAATTCATTTATCATCAACCTCCGACGGGAAGGACTCTTGTTATCAGCATAACCCAGTCTGGAGAAACTGCAGATACGCTTGAAGCTATGAGGATAGCGAAAAAGAGAGGAGCTAAAGTTCTGACGATAACAAATGTTCTCGGAAGCACAGCCACGAGAATTGCTGACTTCGTACTTTACACGAGAGCTGGTCCGGAGATAAGCGTTGCTGCTACGAAGTCATTCATCGCCCAGCTGGTAGTTTTGTATTTGATAACTTTAAAGCTCTCTCACATTCCGAGATCCGAGAAAGTAGAACTTCTTAAAGAACTGAGACTTCTCCCAGAAGTTGTGAAGAGAATACTCGATAGCAAGGAGGAAATTGAGAGAATTTCGAAGCTTTTGGCAAAGTACGAGAATCTAATATATATAGGAAGGGAGGTTGGAGGACCCGTAGCACTTGAAGGAGCTCTAAAAATGAAAGAGGTCTCCTACATTCACGCTGAAGGTTATCCGGCTGGAGAGCTAAAGCATGGACCATTCGCTTTGCTTGGAGAAAAAACTCCGGTTGTGGCGAGTTTAGTTAGAGACCACACCTACGAAATCATGCTAAATAACATAAAAGAGGTGAAAGCGAGAGATTCGATTGTCGTTGTCGTTGCAGATGAAGAGGATAAAGAAGTAGAGAAGTATGCTGACTTTGTTATAAGAGTTCCGAAGACAAATCCGATATTTTCAGCAGTTACTCATTCGGTTGCTTTGCAGCTATTAGCCTATTACACCGCAAGAGAAAGAGGATGCGAAATAGACAAGCCAAGAAACTTGGCTAAAAGCGTCACCGTCGAGTAA
- the glmU gene encoding bifunctional sugar-1-phosphate nucleotidylyltransferase/acetyltransferase, with translation MKAVILAAGEGQRLRPFTANKPKVMIKVGNKPILEYVVDALKEAGIREIVMVVGYKKERVIDYFGNGEKFGVKIEYVTQKQQLGTAHALKQAKDLVEGKFLVLPGDNIIDSETLKDVLSYDTFSVVYKVVEEPTKYGVLEVENGKVKRIIEKPEEEVSYLASTGIYLLDDRIFEFIGDERDLTNVVNVMIESGIDFFTVESKGLWLDIVYPWDILKVNDLALKHKGKSIAGKVESGVTIVGDVVIGEGSIIRSGSFIKGPVIIGVNSEIGANSVILPSTSIGDNTKVEEFCRIENCVIGENVVIGADSYVRDSVIDSGTIFEPKIVTISESAEVKVDGELRKVKSGAFVGEGCKIGAGSVLRGGAVIGNRCEIAPLKVICGKIDDVAKVL, from the coding sequence ATGAAGGCTGTTATTCTTGCAGCGGGAGAAGGGCAGAGGCTGCGCCCTTTTACGGCTAACAAACCGAAGGTTATGATAAAAGTCGGGAACAAACCAATTCTGGAGTACGTCGTTGACGCTCTAAAGGAAGCTGGAATAAGAGAGATCGTAATGGTAGTTGGTTACAAAAAGGAGAGGGTGATAGATTACTTCGGCAACGGTGAGAAATTTGGTGTGAAAATCGAGTACGTTACACAGAAACAGCAGCTTGGAACAGCTCACGCTTTAAAACAGGCAAAAGATCTCGTTGAAGGAAAATTCCTCGTGCTTCCGGGGGACAACATTATCGATTCGGAAACTCTAAAAGACGTTTTATCCTACGACACGTTTTCGGTTGTTTACAAAGTGGTTGAAGAGCCGACAAAGTACGGGGTTTTGGAGGTTGAAAATGGAAAAGTAAAGAGGATAATCGAAAAACCAGAGGAGGAAGTAAGTTATCTCGCAAGCACTGGAATATATTTGCTCGATGATAGGATTTTCGAATTTATAGGAGACGAGAGAGACCTTACTAACGTCGTTAACGTGATGATCGAAAGCGGAATTGATTTCTTTACCGTGGAAAGCAAAGGACTTTGGCTCGATATTGTTTATCCTTGGGATATTCTGAAGGTTAACGATCTTGCTTTGAAACATAAAGGGAAGAGTATAGCCGGAAAAGTAGAGAGCGGAGTAACAATTGTTGGAGATGTTGTCATTGGTGAGGGAAGTATAATCAGGAGCGGATCTTTCATAAAAGGTCCCGTTATTATAGGAGTGAACTCCGAGATAGGAGCTAACAGCGTAATTCTTCCCTCCACCTCAATAGGAGATAACACAAAAGTGGAAGAGTTCTGCAGAATTGAAAACTGCGTTATCGGGGAGAACGTTGTTATTGGAGCTGATAGCTACGTTAGAGATTCAGTGATCGATTCTGGAACGATATTTGAGCCGAAAATTGTTACTATAAGCGAGAGCGCCGAGGTAAAAGTGGATGGCGAGCTTCGCAAAGTAAAATCTGGAGCGTTCGTTGGTGAAGGGTGCAAAATAGGAGCTGGTAGCGTTTTGAGAGGTGGAGCAGTTATAGGCAATAGATGCGAGATCGCTCCGCTGAAAGTTATCTGCGGAAAGATTGATGATGTGGCGAAGGTGTTGTGA
- the glmU gene encoding bifunctional sugar-1-phosphate nucleotidylyltransferase/acetyltransferase, which produces MQAVVLAAGEGTRMRPLTYTKPKVMLPVANKPILHHTIENLVNAGIDEVVLVVGYREETIREYFGERFKGARIRYVRQAKQLGTAHALLSAEHLLEERFLMLNGDTIVFADEIKKLLDHDLAIAVKKVENPENYGVVEVEEGFVKKIIEKPDVPPTNLINAGIYVFTDEILKFVRETKLSVRGEYEITDPITAAVKRGLKFKAVEIEKWIDVGYPWDLLEANKILLSGIERRIEGEVEEGAVIKGNVVIGEGSVVMSGAYIVGPTIIGKNCKIGPNCYIRPYTSIGDNCHVGNAVEVKNSIIMRNSNAPHHNYVGDSIIGENCNLGAGTKIANLRLDEREISVAVKGKVVKTGRKKFGAVIGDNVKTGINVSINVGSMIGNNVFIAPGAVVDGYVEPNSVIF; this is translated from the coding sequence GTGCAGGCAGTAGTTCTGGCAGCCGGAGAAGGAACGAGAATGCGTCCTTTGACGTATACGAAGCCAAAAGTGATGCTTCCCGTAGCGAACAAACCGATTCTTCACCACACCATCGAAAACCTCGTTAATGCTGGAATAGACGAGGTCGTTCTGGTAGTTGGATATAGAGAAGAGACGATTAGAGAATACTTTGGAGAGAGGTTTAAAGGAGCTAGGATAAGATATGTCAGGCAAGCTAAACAGCTTGGTACAGCCCACGCTTTATTGTCTGCTGAGCATCTACTTGAAGAAAGATTTCTCATGCTGAACGGAGACACAATTGTTTTTGCTGATGAAATAAAAAAGCTTCTCGATCACGATTTGGCAATAGCTGTGAAAAAAGTTGAGAATCCGGAAAATTACGGGGTTGTCGAAGTTGAAGAAGGTTTTGTTAAGAAAATTATCGAAAAGCCCGATGTCCCACCGACAAACCTTATAAATGCTGGAATTTACGTATTTACCGATGAGATTTTGAAGTTTGTCAGAGAGACGAAACTTTCCGTTAGAGGCGAATACGAGATAACCGACCCGATAACGGCAGCTGTTAAAAGAGGTTTGAAATTTAAAGCTGTTGAAATAGAGAAATGGATTGACGTCGGCTACCCTTGGGACCTGCTTGAGGCGAACAAAATCCTCCTTTCTGGAATCGAGAGAAGGATTGAAGGTGAGGTTGAAGAGGGGGCTGTGATAAAGGGTAACGTCGTGATAGGAGAGGGGAGCGTTGTTATGAGCGGAGCTTACATCGTAGGTCCAACGATCATAGGAAAAAACTGTAAAATCGGACCAAACTGTTACATTCGCCCCTACACGTCCATCGGCGATAACTGCCATGTGGGAAATGCTGTAGAAGTAAAAAACTCGATAATCATGAGAAATTCGAACGCACCTCACCACAACTACGTAGGAGATTCGATAATCGGGGAGAACTGCAATCTTGGAGCCGGGACGAAGATAGCGAATTTGAGGCTTGATGAGAGAGAGATAAGCGTAGCTGTTAAGGGAAAAGTTGTAAAAACCGGTAGAAAGAAATTCGGAGCAGTAATCGGAGATAACGTTAAGACCGGAATCAACGTCTCGATTAACGTCGGATCCATGATCGGTAATAACGTTTTCATAGCCCCGGGAGCTGTTGTTGACGGTTACGTTGAGCCAAATTCCGTCATATTTTGA